From the Salinimicrobium tongyeongense genome, one window contains:
- a CDS encoding endo-1,4-beta-xylanase: MAYLKVMKNAALALLITGGVLGCKSTTEEKEAEPVVQNGQNATQQKGLKDYYKDYFPVGVAVAPNTVEGESAELLLAHFNSMTPENVMKMGPIHPEKNRFHWEDADKIAAFAREHDLKMRGHALVWHQQAGDWIFEDENGKQVDREELLGRMKTHIDSVVSRYKGTIYAWDVVNEAISDNPDELLRKSAWLEIIGEDFIAKAFEYARAADPDAKLYYNDYNAIIPEKRDRIYKMLKSLVENDVPIDGVGIQGHWSIFGPSEEELRKALDMYSSLGLEVQITELDVSLYPWEKDQRELKPGESDEFTPELEQKQLEAYDMFFEVFRDYKDVLTGVTFWNLSDRYSWLDHYPVEGRKNYPLLFDEEFKPKNAYYEVINFEEE; the protein is encoded by the coding sequence ATGGCATATTTAAAAGTAATGAAAAATGCAGCCCTTGCCCTGCTTATCACAGGTGGGGTTTTGGGGTGTAAATCGACCACAGAAGAAAAAGAAGCCGAACCGGTTGTACAGAACGGCCAGAATGCAACACAGCAAAAGGGGCTGAAAGATTACTACAAAGACTATTTTCCCGTTGGGGTGGCAGTTGCGCCAAATACCGTAGAGGGTGAGTCGGCAGAACTTCTGCTTGCGCATTTTAATAGCATGACTCCCGAAAATGTCATGAAAATGGGGCCCATCCACCCCGAAAAAAACAGGTTTCACTGGGAAGATGCCGATAAGATCGCCGCTTTTGCCCGAGAGCATGATCTAAAAATGCGGGGCCATGCTTTGGTTTGGCACCAACAGGCCGGTGACTGGATCTTTGAAGATGAAAACGGAAAACAGGTTGACAGGGAAGAGCTGCTTGGCAGGATGAAAACCCATATAGATTCGGTAGTGAGCCGCTATAAAGGTACCATCTACGCATGGGATGTGGTGAATGAAGCCATTTCTGATAACCCCGATGAATTACTTCGGAAGTCAGCCTGGCTGGAAATTATAGGCGAAGATTTCATTGCCAAAGCCTTTGAGTATGCCCGTGCGGCCGATCCTGATGCGAAACTCTACTATAATGACTATAATGCCATTATTCCTGAAAAACGGGACAGGATCTACAAAATGCTAAAGTCCCTTGTAGAAAATGATGTGCCTATAGACGGGGTTGGTATTCAGGGGCACTGGTCAATTTTTGGCCCTTCCGAAGAAGAATTGCGAAAGGCGCTTGATATGTACTCTTCGCTGGGGCTTGAGGTGCAAATCACCGAACTTGATGTCTCCCTTTATCCGTGGGAAAAAGATCAGCGGGAATTAAAACCCGGAGAATCGGATGAATTTACACCAGAGCTGGAACAGAAACAGCTAGAAGCTTACGATATGTTTTTTGAAGTCTTTAGAGATTACAAAGATGTGCTTACAGGCGTGACTTTCTGGAACCTGTCTGACAGGTATTCCTGGTTAGATCATTACCCGGTAGAGGGAAGAAAGAATTACCCTTTGCTGTTTGATGAAGAATTTAAGCCAAAAAATGCTTATTATGAAGTAATCAATTTCGAAGAGGAATAA
- the uxuA gene encoding mannonate dehydratase, giving the protein MYKMTQTMRWYGPNDVLSLKELKQAGISGIVTALHEIPVGEIWSKNAILERKSAIEAHGLQWSVIESLPVHEDIKKASGNYKVYIENYKESLKNIGKCGIPVVAYNFMPILDWVRTEHYAENEEGAFVLEYDPVKFAFFDLFLLKRPSAEKDHAEDVISAAKQLQKQISEEEKAELFRSILLGLPGSTENFTPEVILEQLESYRHINEEKLRENLVSFLSEVAPVAEEAGVQLAIHPDDPPFPVLGLPRVVSTRDDIEHILEKVDIKANGLCYCTGSLGSHPKNDLLEILESFKDRIHFLHLRSVRKEANGVFRESNHLDGDAPMSRIVKNILLLMQQRGQSLPMRPDHGYLHSMERDKKYYAGYSYIGRLKGLAELRGLEKGLEETIK; this is encoded by the coding sequence GGGGATAGTAACCGCCCTGCATGAAATCCCGGTAGGGGAAATATGGTCCAAAAATGCCATTTTAGAGAGGAAATCAGCCATTGAAGCTCATGGGCTGCAGTGGAGCGTGATTGAGAGCTTGCCGGTGCATGAAGACATCAAAAAAGCTTCAGGAAATTATAAGGTTTATATAGAAAATTACAAGGAAAGCCTGAAAAATATCGGGAAATGCGGAATACCAGTGGTGGCTTATAATTTTATGCCCATTCTTGACTGGGTGAGGACCGAGCATTATGCCGAAAATGAAGAGGGAGCATTCGTGCTGGAATACGACCCCGTAAAATTTGCTTTTTTTGACCTCTTTCTGCTGAAAAGACCTTCTGCTGAAAAAGATCATGCTGAAGATGTTATTTCAGCAGCAAAACAACTTCAAAAACAGATTTCAGAAGAAGAGAAAGCAGAACTTTTCCGAAGTATTCTTTTAGGTTTGCCCGGAAGTACAGAAAACTTCACCCCAGAAGTCATTTTAGAGCAGCTGGAATCTTACCGGCACATTAATGAAGAAAAACTGAGGGAAAACCTTGTGAGTTTTCTTTCAGAAGTGGCGCCTGTGGCCGAAGAAGCCGGTGTGCAGCTCGCCATACACCCCGATGATCCGCCATTTCCCGTACTGGGGCTGCCCAGAGTGGTAAGCACCCGTGACGATATTGAGCATATCCTGGAGAAAGTGGATATTAAAGCTAACGGATTGTGCTATTGTACGGGCTCATTGGGATCGCACCCCAAAAATGACCTTTTGGAGATCCTGGAAAGTTTTAAAGATAGAATACATTTTCTTCACCTTCGAAGTGTGCGCAAAGAGGCAAATGGCGTGTTCAGGGAATCAAATCACCTGGATGGCGATGCCCCTATGAGCAGGATTGTGAAGAATATCCTCCTGCTTATGCAGCAAAGAGGGCAAAGCCTGCCCATGCGGCCAGATCACGGGTACCTTCATAGCATGGAGAGGGATAAAAAATATTATGCCGGTTACTCCTACATAGGCAGGCTTAAAGGCCTGGCCGAATTGCGGGGATTGGAAAAAGGACTGGAAGAAACAATAAAATAA